One Calditrichia bacterium DNA window includes the following coding sequences:
- a CDS encoding transcriptional repressor — protein MNALTVKTLRTHQIRPTEKRLAILSAFQQNNYAMSHADLERELGVNCDRVTIYRTLETFETNGLIHKIVDDSPVTKYALCHPEDCSAHQHNDQHLHFQCRRCGHTFCLPLIKIPEVDLPEGYQLDSLSMVAEGLCKPCAALANS, from the coding sequence ATGAATGCACTGACCGTAAAAACCTTGCGAACCCATCAGATTCGCCCGACCGAAAAACGACTGGCGATTTTAAGCGCATTTCAACAGAATAATTATGCGATGAGCCACGCGGATTTGGAGCGGGAATTGGGGGTGAATTGTGACAGGGTTACGATTTACAGAACGTTGGAAACATTTGAAACTAATGGACTTATCCACAAAATCGTTGATGATTCTCCGGTGACAAAATATGCACTCTGCCATCCGGAGGATTGCTCTGCACATCAGCACAACGATCAGCATTTGCATTTCCAGTGCCGCCGTTGCGGACACACATTTTGCCTCCCGCTGATCAAAATTCCGGAAGTGGATTTACCGGAAGGCTATCAGCTGGATTCGCTGTCGATGGTTGCGGAAGGGTTGTGCAAACCCTGCGCAGCGCTCGCCAACAGCTGA
- a CDS encoding T9SS type A sorting domain-containing protein encodes MKLAQSGTAFESEIIIKKLSADFTEIDSIVINDSQAFLDCSLQLDSDENIILNYFLPGYSQPDPDHLKTTKISNNLEILWSNLDEIALSGFDSVIDSENSIYTITTDLNPDSSMTGGGISIGKLTADGVYSNVGFYPEIVVRQKPQIELGNEGGLFIGALASNLATSEIIGFLKKIAPNGDVEWNYQFVIEDAAGLLHFIVDANNNTYLGVTHDSSNIISRELHKIDANGSREWKLSVDRPDGIGLVNVSKKLILTPDGLIHECSIFPAINVTDANNYIKTFDSSGNVIWEAFEDVRVSSDFGEKLLRLSNGQFVAGGISKREKGLYEDILINKVDTNGQLLWQYIEQADSSEKLNLIDFETDDDGNIYIAVIEDYFNNLFSITKLNNSGQVIWHQKYPGFSGTATIFTDMVIAPNGSIYLCGYTETSSDVDFITVSIAANGTENWVRYFDSNSGTLKNDYAQKILFLETGRIIVTGFTKYQNLDHLISTIAYDTNGTLQWDELYNFPGDTRFDNIRLSNDLENNIYVSAYPDGNYNDRKDAFVLKYAAGFQPGDSISWVFPEVDYGASPEFTIRDLKIFDNKIFITGKVGRECYLEAIDSLGNRIWKTTVPEVREGLNIGFDNLGNMVVLGDAPSTRLLVFAQNGTLLEVIDPEFYEEFNVFSFPPVGLVVQDSLITALSNRGFGASPQSYMNVYRYRLNGLADPPNLNLSIFANPANNRFVDLVLTTDRELSEQPFGNVAFAGDTNQVTLQALDEPERVFSGAFEFAMKGVHVISVGGTAINGVENMVTRTVNIQYAIPELPMVLPTPDNAVVFEIPGKTIEAEQLFFAESRLENDGYIARTSLTPTIATNATLKIYPKKLTFSDAKTFEIMRNESGEWVSTGVRFESDDALVQLSEFAGNEIKIVAKKNLNDLEASVSNGFELFQNYPNPFNPTTNISFSLPQATDVSIRIFDLQGRLIREYNVAGNSAGMYKIQWDGKNNHARNVGSGFYFYQLSSENTTLVRKMLLIK; translated from the coding sequence ATGAAACTTGCTCAAAGCGGCACTGCTTTCGAAAGTGAAATTATCATCAAAAAGCTATCGGCTGATTTTACGGAGATCGATTCCATTGTGATTAACGATAGCCAGGCTTTTCTGGATTGTTCACTTCAGCTGGATTCTGATGAAAATATCATTTTAAATTATTTTCTACCCGGCTATTCCCAACCTGATCCGGATCATCTTAAAACCACCAAAATCAGCAATAATCTTGAAATTCTATGGTCGAATCTTGATGAAATTGCCTTGTCAGGTTTTGATAGTGTTATTGATTCGGAGAATTCAATTTACACGATTACAACAGACTTAAATCCGGATAGCAGCATGACCGGCGGTGGAATCTCAATCGGCAAACTTACGGCTGATGGGGTGTATTCGAACGTCGGATTTTACCCGGAAATTGTTGTCCGACAGAAGCCGCAAATAGAACTGGGCAACGAAGGTGGATTATTTATTGGTGCGTTAGCCAGCAATCTCGCAACATCCGAAATTATTGGTTTCCTTAAAAAAATTGCGCCAAATGGCGATGTTGAATGGAATTATCAATTCGTGATCGAAGATGCAGCAGGTTTGCTCCATTTCATCGTTGATGCAAACAATAACACTTATCTTGGTGTAACTCATGATTCTTCCAATATAATTTCCCGGGAATTGCATAAAATTGATGCAAACGGATCGCGCGAATGGAAATTGTCTGTCGATCGCCCGGATGGCATCGGTCTTGTAAATGTCTCAAAAAAATTGATTTTAACACCGGATGGGTTAATACACGAATGTTCAATTTTCCCGGCAATAAATGTCACTGACGCGAATAATTACATCAAAACATTCGACAGCAGCGGGAATGTCATTTGGGAAGCATTCGAAGATGTGCGAGTATCCAGCGATTTCGGGGAAAAACTGTTGCGATTATCCAACGGGCAGTTTGTTGCCGGTGGCATTTCGAAACGGGAAAAAGGGCTGTATGAAGACATATTGATAAATAAAGTCGATACCAACGGACAATTGCTGTGGCAATATATAGAGCAGGCGGATAGTTCCGAAAAATTAAACCTGATCGATTTCGAAACAGACGATGACGGAAATATTTATATTGCAGTCATCGAAGACTACTTCAATAATCTGTTTTCGATAACAAAGCTAAACAATAGCGGACAAGTGATTTGGCATCAAAAATATCCGGGATTCTCCGGCACCGCCACAATTTTTACCGATATGGTAATTGCACCCAATGGTTCAATATATTTATGCGGCTACACAGAAACGAGTTCAGATGTTGATTTTATTACAGTTAGCATTGCCGCCAATGGAACTGAAAACTGGGTGCGCTATTTCGACAGTAACAGCGGAACTTTAAAAAATGACTATGCTCAAAAAATACTGTTTCTGGAAACCGGCCGAATTATCGTTACGGGGTTTACAAAATACCAAAATCTTGATCATTTAATTTCAACAATCGCGTATGACACAAACGGGACTTTACAATGGGATGAGCTTTATAATTTTCCGGGCGACACCAGATTCGACAACATCCGGTTATCAAACGATTTGGAAAATAATATCTACGTCAGTGCTTATCCAGATGGTAATTATAATGATCGGAAAGACGCATTTGTGTTAAAATATGCGGCCGGTTTTCAGCCCGGCGATTCGATAAGCTGGGTGTTTCCGGAGGTTGATTATGGCGCTTCACCGGAATTCACGATAAGAGATTTGAAAATTTTTGATAACAAAATATTTATAACCGGAAAGGTTGGACGGGAATGTTATCTGGAAGCCATTGATAGTTTGGGCAACAGAATCTGGAAAACAACCGTACCGGAAGTTCGTGAAGGGCTGAATATTGGATTTGATAATTTGGGAAATATGGTGGTACTCGGCGATGCGCCTTCAACCAGGCTTTTGGTTTTTGCCCAAAATGGCACATTGCTTGAGGTGATAGATCCTGAATTTTATGAGGAATTTAACGTTTTTAGTTTTCCACCAGTTGGATTGGTTGTTCAGGATTCGCTGATAACAGCGTTGTCAAACCGGGGATTTGGTGCTTCCCCGCAATCGTATATGAATGTGTATCGATATCGGCTGAATGGATTGGCGGACCCGCCAAATCTGAACCTGTCGATATTTGCCAATCCGGCAAATAACAGATTTGTGGATCTGGTATTAACCACCGACAGGGAATTATCCGAGCAGCCATTCGGAAATGTGGCATTTGCCGGTGATACCAATCAGGTTACGCTGCAAGCATTGGATGAGCCGGAACGGGTATTCAGCGGCGCTTTTGAATTTGCGATGAAGGGCGTGCATGTAATATCCGTCGGTGGGACGGCAATAAATGGCGTCGAAAATATGGTGACACGAACAGTGAATATCCAATACGCGATCCCCGAATTGCCAATGGTGTTACCGACCCCGGACAATGCGGTAGTGTTCGAAATCCCCGGAAAAACCATCGAAGCTGAACAATTATTTTTTGCCGAAAGCCGGTTGGAAAACGATGGTTATATCGCCAGAACTTCGCTAACACCGACTATCGCAACAAATGCGACGCTGAAAATTTATCCAAAAAAGCTAACTTTTTCGGATGCAAAAACATTTGAAATTATGCGTAATGAATCCGGTGAATGGGTTTCGACCGGCGTTCGTTTCGAAAGTGATGATGCATTGGTTCAGCTTTCAGAATTTGCCGGCAATGAAATAAAAATCGTTGCCAAAAAGAATTTGAATGACCTCGAAGCCAGTGTCAGCAACGGATTTGAGCTTTTCCAGAATTATCCCAATCCGTTTAATCCAACAACGAATATCAGTTTTTCTCTGCCGCAAGCAACCGATGTTTCCATTCGTATTTTTGACCTGCAGGGGCGGCTCATCCGCGAATATAACGTTGCCGGAAATTCCGCCGGGATGTATAAAATTCAGTGGGACGGCAAAAACAACCACGCCCGGAATGTGGGCAGTGGTTTCTATTTTTACCAGCTTTCTTCGGAAAACACAACGCTGGTTCGAAAAATGCTTTTGATCAAATAG
- the glgX gene encoding glycogen debranching protein GlgX yields the protein MPTTHDIQSRLFKVINDNFDVSRGAPLPLGVSIKRDGINFSVFSKHATSVQLVLYTQGEHDPLIELRLDPRYNKTGDVWHIFIRGIDPGIRYAYRMDRQPNTAPHIHYFNPAIVLLDPYAKAFSGSPQWGQLHNRRGQKVVSQKNTRRCLVVDDDGFDWGFDQPLNTPLADSVIYEMHVRGFTQHHSAGAQHPGTFRGVIEKIPYLKKLGITAVELLPINEFEEGEGDRYNPQTGQRLLNFWGYNSIGFFAPKASYAHDNQNDGPVREFKEMVKALHEAGIEVILDIVFNHTAEGQADGPTYNFRGLDNGIYYIIDPVTGEYHNYSGCGNTMNCNHPVVRDLIIDCLHYWVTEMHVDGFRFDLASILGRGQDGSVLANPPLIERIAGDPILANTKLIAEAWDAAGLYQVGEFPAWGRWAEWNGKYRDDIRRFVKSDAGMVPALAARLAGSEDLYEDDGREPFHSINFITSHDGFTLRDLVTYNDKHNLANGENNRDGTNDNYSWNCGTEGPTDDDAISNLRLRQMKNMAALLMLSHGVPMMLAGDELGRTQHGNNNAYCQDNEIGWMDWQRNRDSGDLLRFFQQLIHIRKEHPNLRRASYDRAHGAASPLITWHGTRLNQPDWSAGSRSLGMHLHSNPADFDMYLIANSYWDSLSFELPGTRSGREWHRAMDTSLVSPEDILPIGKEEILQNQKIYTVGERSVVLLISK from the coding sequence TCCGTTTTCTCCAAACATGCCACGTCCGTTCAATTGGTGCTGTATACGCAGGGTGAACACGATCCGCTCATCGAGCTGCGGCTGGACCCGCGATACAACAAAACCGGCGATGTCTGGCATATTTTTATTCGCGGTATCGATCCGGGCATCCGCTATGCCTACCGGATGGATCGCCAGCCGAATACGGCGCCGCACATCCATTATTTTAACCCGGCGATTGTGTTGCTGGACCCGTACGCGAAAGCGTTTTCCGGATCGCCGCAATGGGGGCAGTTGCACAACCGGCGCGGACAAAAAGTGGTTTCGCAAAAAAACACCCGGCGCTGCCTGGTGGTAGATGACGACGGCTTCGATTGGGGATTTGATCAACCGCTGAACACGCCGTTGGCGGATTCGGTGATTTACGAAATGCACGTTCGCGGATTCACCCAGCACCACAGCGCCGGAGCGCAACATCCCGGCACTTTTCGCGGGGTAATCGAGAAAATCCCGTATCTGAAAAAATTGGGCATTACCGCAGTGGAACTGTTGCCCATCAACGAATTTGAAGAGGGCGAAGGCGATCGCTACAATCCCCAAACCGGGCAGCGGCTGCTCAATTTTTGGGGATATAATTCGATCGGGTTTTTCGCGCCGAAAGCCTCGTACGCGCACGACAACCAAAATGACGGACCGGTTCGCGAATTTAAAGAAATGGTAAAAGCGCTGCACGAAGCGGGCATCGAAGTTATTCTCGATATTGTTTTCAACCACACCGCCGAAGGTCAGGCAGATGGGCCAACCTACAATTTCCGGGGATTGGACAACGGGATTTATTACATCATCGATCCGGTTACCGGAGAATATCACAACTATTCCGGCTGCGGAAATACGATGAACTGCAACCATCCGGTGGTGCGCGATCTGATTATCGATTGCCTGCACTATTGGGTGACCGAAATGCATGTTGATGGTTTCCGGTTCGATCTTGCATCCATTTTGGGACGCGGGCAGGATGGAAGCGTGCTGGCAAACCCGCCGCTGATCGAGCGCATCGCGGGCGATCCGATTTTGGCAAATACCAAACTCATCGCCGAAGCGTGGGATGCCGCCGGATTGTATCAGGTTGGCGAATTTCCCGCATGGGGACGATGGGCGGAGTGGAACGGCAAATATCGCGATGACATCCGCCGTTTTGTGAAAAGTGACGCCGGGATGGTTCCCGCGCTGGCCGCACGGCTGGCCGGCAGCGAAGATTTATATGAAGATGACGGGCGCGAACCGTTTCACAGCATCAATTTTATCACCAGTCACGACGGATTTACCTTGCGCGATTTGGTGACTTACAACGACAAACACAATCTCGCCAACGGCGAAAACAATCGCGACGGAACGAACGACAATTACAGTTGGAATTGCGGCACAGAAGGACCAACGGATGATGACGCCATCAGCAATTTGCGCCTGAGGCAGATGAAAAATATGGCCGCGCTGCTGATGCTTTCCCACGGCGTGCCAATGATGCTCGCTGGCGACGAACTCGGGCGAACCCAGCACGGGAACAACAACGCCTATTGCCAGGACAACGAAATCGGTTGGATGGATTGGCAACGCAACCGCGATTCCGGCGATTTATTGCGTTTTTTTCAACAGCTGATTCACATCCGAAAAGAGCACCCGAACCTGCGCCGCGCCAGTTACGATCGCGCCCACGGTGCCGCTTCGCCCTTGATCACTTGGCACGGTACGCGATTGAACCAGCCGGATTGGTCCGCCGGATCACGTTCGCTGGGCATGCATTTGCACAGCAATCCCGCGGATTTTGATATGTATCTCATCGCCAATTCCTATTGGGATTCGCTCAGCTTTGAGCTGCCCGGCACCCGAAGCGGGCGCGAATGGCACCGCGCGATGGACACCAGTTTGGTATCCCCGGAGGATATTTTACCCATCGGGAAAGAAGAAATTTTGCAAAATCAAAAAATTTATACGGTTGGTGAACGGTCGGTAGTGCTGTTGATTTCGAAATAA
- a CDS encoding MerC domain-containing protein, which translates to MGTFVLKIADRYNLDKLGISASLLCAIHCALVPVILPLMSAVGLGFLWSHEFEFFMIALAFVVGIWALSHGYRHAHRKLLPFVLFTIGIGIIFLSKLIFHHEYEFIILPIGAIFIVTAHWRNWKLHTHCPAADHSHDH; encoded by the coding sequence GTGGGAACATTCGTTTTGAAAATTGCGGATCGTTATAATTTGGATAAATTGGGAATTTCGGCATCCCTGCTGTGCGCTATTCATTGTGCGCTGGTGCCGGTAATTTTGCCGTTGATGAGCGCTGTCGGGCTCGGTTTTTTGTGGTCACATGAATTTGAATTTTTTATGATCGCACTGGCATTTGTTGTGGGAATTTGGGCGTTGAGCCACGGCTATCGTCACGCACACCGCAAGCTGTTGCCGTTTGTGCTGTTTACGATTGGTATCGGCATTATTTTCCTGAGCAAATTAATTTTTCACCATGAATACGAGTTCATCATCCTGCCAATCGGCGCGATTTTTATTGTCACCGCCCACTGGCGAAACTGGAAATTGCATACCCACTGCCCCGCTGCGGACCACTCACACGATCACTAA
- a CDS encoding tetratricopeptide repeat protein yields the protein MKKFVLLFSMLIIFWGIVGCSGKNPVKPPEEKSYAEFVEDGWNAFQAKDYDAAIAHFLDARDKANQIEAIAGLGWCYLVKGNLANANSVLNEGLSMSGNREEIFSGLAFTRNGMKNFTVSNQFADSLLSAKPNWSFSNGLPLTVLSVYTLKSINYFLLGNFTDSLIWIQKVDGSFNPDISTTEGMTTLAQKIESESFVLTGIFAQ from the coding sequence ATGAAAAAATTTGTTTTATTATTCAGTATGTTGATCATTTTTTGGGGAATTGTGGGATGTTCCGGTAAAAATCCGGTAAAGCCGCCCGAAGAAAAAAGTTATGCAGAATTTGTCGAAGACGGTTGGAACGCTTTCCAGGCAAAGGATTATGATGCCGCAATTGCGCATTTTCTGGATGCACGGGATAAAGCAAACCAGATTGAGGCAATCGCAGGCTTGGGGTGGTGTTATCTGGTAAAAGGGAATCTTGCAAATGCCAATTCTGTTTTGAACGAAGGCTTGAGCATGTCCGGCAACCGCGAGGAAATCTTCTCCGGGTTGGCGTTCACGCGAAACGGGATGAAAAATTTTACGGTATCCAACCAATTTGCGGATTCGTTGTTGAGCGCCAAGCCTAATTGGTCATTTTCCAATGGTTTACCGCTGACAGTTTTATCTGTTTACACCCTGAAATCGATCAATTATTTTTTGCTTGGGAATTTCACGGATAGTTTGATTTGGATCCAAAAAGTTGACGGATCGTTCAATCCGGATATCAGCACCACCGAAGGGATGACTACCTTGGCTCAAAAAATTGAATCGGAATCATTTGTGTTAACCGGAATTTTTGCACAATAA
- a CDS encoding P1 family peptidase, with translation MKITDIPGIEVGHSTHDTEATGCTMILCREGAIAGVDVRGSAPGTRETELLRPTFMVRKIHGIMLSGGSAFGLRTADGAMQWCAENAIGYDARGIIVPIIPAAIIFDLTNERNTDFPSVQMGYDACANAGKNFAEGQTGVGRGAMVGKIMGREFAMNGGVASAATELPGGIRVGAIAVANALGDVIDPANGQIVAGVRNPDGSGFANTLHTVIRGGFPTEADGTNTTLAVVATNAKFTKEEINKIAQMAQNGIARSTRPAHTMHDGDVVFALSTGELAADVSIVGEVAAQMVAAAIVRAVQLGNKIGE, from the coding sequence ATGAAAATAACCGACATCCCCGGCATCGAAGTCGGGCACAGCACGCACGACACGGAAGCAACCGGCTGCACCATGATTTTGTGCCGCGAAGGCGCAATCGCCGGTGTGGATGTGCGCGGTTCCGCACCCGGCACCCGCGAAACGGAATTGCTTCGCCCCACATTTATGGTGCGTAAAATTCATGGCATTATGCTCAGCGGCGGCAGCGCATTCGGATTGCGAACGGCAGATGGCGCCATGCAGTGGTGTGCGGAAAACGCGATCGGATACGACGCTCGCGGAATTATCGTACCGATTATTCCCGCAGCGATTATTTTCGATTTAACGAATGAACGCAACACTGATTTTCCCAGCGTTCAAATGGGCTACGATGCATGTGCCAATGCCGGGAAAAATTTTGCAGAAGGGCAGACCGGCGTTGGGCGTGGCGCGATGGTCGGGAAAATTATGGGACGAGAATTTGCGATGAACGGCGGCGTCGCCAGTGCTGCGACGGAGTTACCCGGCGGTATTCGTGTCGGTGCGATTGCCGTGGCGAACGCACTCGGCGATGTGATCGATCCGGCAAACGGGCAAATTGTCGCCGGTGTGCGAAATCCCGATGGCAGCGGTTTTGCCAACACGCTGCACACAGTGATTCGCGGCGGTTTCCCGACGGAAGCGGACGGTACAAACACTACGCTTGCGGTTGTGGCAACCAACGCGAAATTCACAAAAGAAGAAATCAACAAAATAGCCCAGATGGCCCAAAACGGCATCGCCCGTTCTACGCGTCCGGCGCACACGATGCACGATGGCGACGTGGTTTTTGCCCTCAGCACCGGCGAATTAGCAGCGGATGTGAGCATCGTTGGCGAAGTTGCCGCGCAAATGGTTGCGGCGGCAATTGTGCGTGCTGTTCAGTTGGGGAATAAAATCGGTGAGTGA